The nucleotide window ATGTGGGGATTCATGACCGTGTGGAATGACATCCTGATCCCGCGGTTCAAGGAGGCTTTCACCTTGAGCTATTTCCAGGCGATGCTCGTTCAATTCGCCTTCTTTGGTGCCTACACGGTCGGATCTCTTGTTTATTTTGTTATCTCCATGGCCTCCGGAGATCCGATCAACCGGATCGGTTACCGCAATGGCGTGGTGGTCGGCCTTGTGATATCTGCCGTGGGGAGTGCCCTCTTCTATCCGGCTGCAGTGCTCGCATCCTACCCGTTCTTCCTTGGGGCGCTCTTCGTCGTCGGCCTCGGGTTTGCCATGCTTCAGATTGCCGCGAATCCGTATGTGACGATTCTCGGTCCAGAGCGTACTGCCTCGAGTCGGCTCAATCTCTCGCAAGCCTTCAACTCCCTCGGGACGACAATTGGACCGATCATTGCTGGATGGCTGATCTTCACTGTATTCACCCGCGCCGATGCCCATGGCGCGGAATCGGTCAAGCTGCCTTACCTCGGCTGCGCGGCTGTTTTTGCACTTCTGGCTGTGCTGTTCCGCTTCGCACACCTGCCAAATTTTACGAACACCGAGGTGGCCTCCCGCGACATGGGTGCGTTGCGCTACCCCCACACAGTGCTCGGTATGGGGGCGATCTTCATGTACGTGGGCGGCGAGGTTTCTGTCGGCAGCTTCTTGATCAACTTCCTCGGAACATCCCAGGTTGGTTCCATCCCACACGAGGAGGCGAGTCGCTACCTCGCCTATTACTGGGGCGGCCTGATGATCGGTCGTTTCATGGGCGCGTTCGCACTCAGCGAACTGGGCGCTGCAAGGAAGAGACTCCTAATCACAGGCGTCCCTGTGGCCGCCTTCTTGATGATCGCGTATTTCGGTGGCTTGGCGAACGCGACGGCATATGCACCGTTTCTCGGACTCCTCCTGGTCGCTTTCTTTGCAGGTTCCGCGAGTCCCCAGCGCCTGCTGGCCTTGTTCAGCGTTGTGATCATCTGCCTGCTTGCAGCAGGCATGTTTCTCAAGGGAAACACCGCCATGTGGACGGTCATTGCCGTCGGGATGTTCTGCTCCGTGATGTGGTCGAACATCTTCTCCCTTGCCATTGAAGGCCTCGGCTCGCTCATGAGCCAAGGCTCTTCGCTCCTGGTGATGGCGGTGAGTGGTGGCGCCCTGCTGCCGCCTCTGCAGGGCGCCGTGGCGGATCACTTCAGCGTCCAGGCCTCATTTCTGGTACCTATGGTCGCCTTTGCCTACACGGCATTTTACGGTGCCTGGGGCTACCGCGCCGGTAGGCGCAAATGATCAGAATTTGTAGCCGCCGCCGACTGAGTACAGGTAGGGATCAAGACGGGCCTGCGTCAGCTTTGCGGTGCCGGCGAAGACGCCGCTGCGAATCACCGCCACCTTGAAGTCCACATTGAAGTACATGTGCTCATCGATGGCATAGTCGAACCCAACCTGGCCTGCCAGGCCGAGGCTGTGGTTTTCGAGTGAAAGCGGCACGTTGGCGACCTTGAGATCATCGTCGAAGATGAGCGTGTAGTTGACGCCGACGCCCGCGTAGGGACGAAACTTCTTGCCAGGCATCGGGTTGAATTGCACGTAAAGCGTTGGGGGAAGATGCTTGAAATCGCCCAGGCTGCCGACACCCGCGAGTTTCACCGTGTGAGTCTGGGGAATCGTGAGCACCAATTCCGTGGTGATGTATTCATTGACCTCGTAGCGCAGGTCGACCTCGGGTATCCATTTATCCGATACGGAAACCGCGCCGGCGGCGAAGTTGAGGCCGAGGGCGGAGAAGGCGTCGGAGCGGTCGCGGGTTTCGAGATAAGTCGCACGCAAGTTGGCACTGAAGCCCTTTGCGTGGACGCCAACCGTACTGAGACAGACCAACAGGGTGAGGGTGAGGAGTTTTTTCATAGGTTTGACAGGCCGAGCATAGTCGGCCGCCAGAAACCCGCTGCGCATCGTTTGTCATTGCCCGCGCGGTATTTGCATTGCCGCGGCGAAAGTCCCGCCGGGCTGGTTGGCTTGGATTGCCTTCACTCGTCAAGTTTGGCAGTTCATGCAGCGCCCCCCGATCAAACGTACCCCCCATGAGTGCAAAGCCCGTGATTGCAGCTGCCTTCGCAGCGCTTGTCCTTCCCCTCACAACGTCCGGCGCCCACGACGACGGCAGCACCGGCAAGGTGCCTGAGTGGTTCAGAAACGCAAAGCTCGGGATCTTCATTCACTGGGGGATCTACTCGGAGGGCAAAGGGAGCGAGTCCTGGGCGTTTCACATGGGCCAAATGCCCTACGACGAATACATGGCACAGGCCAAGACCTTCACCGCTTCAAGCTACGACCCGAAGGCCTGGGCTTCCTTGTTCAAGGAGTCGGGCGCACGGTACGCCGTGCTGACG belongs to Opitutaceae bacterium and includes:
- a CDS encoding sugar MFS transporter gives rise to the protein MKSPRSSPKSASTSDAGSPRYRGPFALMTVLFFMWGFMTVWNDILIPRFKEAFTLSYFQAMLVQFAFFGAYTVGSLVYFVISMASGDPINRIGYRNGVVVGLVISAVGSALFYPAAVLASYPFFLGALFVVGLGFAMLQIAANPYVTILGPERTASSRLNLSQAFNSLGTTIGPIIAGWLIFTVFTRADAHGAESVKLPYLGCAAVFALLAVLFRFAHLPNFTNTEVASRDMGALRYPHTVLGMGAIFMYVGGEVSVGSFLINFLGTSQVGSIPHEEASRYLAYYWGGLMIGRFMGAFALSELGAARKRLLITGVPVAAFLMIAYFGGLANATAYAPFLGLLLVAFFAGSASPQRLLALFSVVIICLLAAGMFLKGNTAMWTVIAVGMFCSVMWSNIFSLAIEGLGSLMSQGSSLLVMAVSGGALLPPLQGAVADHFSVQASFLVPMVAFAYTAFYGAWGYRAGRRK
- a CDS encoding OmpW family outer membrane protein, which translates into the protein MKKLLTLTLLVCLSTVGVHAKGFSANLRATYLETRDRSDAFSALGLNFAAGAVSVSDKWIPEVDLRYEVNEYITTELVLTIPQTHTVKLAGVGSLGDFKHLPPTLYVQFNPMPGKKFRPYAGVGVNYTLIFDDDLKVANVPLSLENHSLGLAGQVGFDYAIDEHMYFNVDFKVAVIRSGVFAGTAKLTQARLDPYLYSVGGGYKF